A DNA window from Vigna unguiculata cultivar IT97K-499-35 chromosome 10, ASM411807v1, whole genome shotgun sequence contains the following coding sequences:
- the LOC114167092 gene encoding protein NRT1/ PTR FAMILY 5.6-like has protein sequence MEKKNKTDANCDEINDEMKWVLDSSLDHKGRVPLRASTGSWRSSLFIIAIEFSERLSYFGIATSLVLYLTKVIHQDLKTAVKNVNYWSGVTTLMPLLGGFLADAYLGRYSTVIASCVVYLMGLVLLTLSWFLPGLKPCDHAATCTEPRKIHEVAFFLGIYLISIGTGGHKPSLESFGADQFDDNNAKERRQKMSFFNWWNSGLCSGIILGVTVIVYAQERINWGAAYIILTVVMAISLLIFLIGRPYYRYRTQTGSPLTPMLQVLVAAISKRKLPYPSSPTQLYELSKAESNGERFLVHTKKLKFLDKAAITENEGNIEEKQSPWRLATVTKVEELKLIINMIPIWVFTLPFGICAAQTSTFFIKQGAVMNRKLGNGFEVPPASIFTLAAIGMITAVIIYNNILVPTLRKLTGNERGINILQRIGIGMVFSVLSMIVAALVERKRLDAVEMNGPIKGSSSMSALWLAPQFIIIGVGDGFALVGLQEYFYDQVPDSMRSLGIALYLSVIGAASFLSSVLITIVDHVTRKSGKSWFGKDLNSSRLDKFFWLLAVITTLNLFMFVFFARKYNYKNVQKLAVADCYEDKSDDDRADIRV, from the exons CAATTGAATTCAGTGAGAGATTGAGCTACTTCGGAATAGCAACTAGTTTGGTTCTTTACCTTACAAAAGTTATTCATCAAGACCTTAAGACAGCAGTTAAGAATGTTAACTACTGGTCTGGTGTGACCACCTTGATGCCATTGTTAGGAGGATTCCTTGCTGATGCTTACTTGGGTCGTTACTCCACTGTCATAGCATCATGCGTTGTTTATCTCATG GGTCTGGTTCTGCTTACTCTGTCATGGTTCTTACCAGGCTTGAAGCCGTGTGATCATGCTGCTACATGCACCGAACCTAGGAAGATTCATGAAGTGGCTTTCTTCCTAGGGATCTATCTGATATCCATAGGAACAGGGGGCCATAAACCTTCGTTGGAAAGCTTTGGTGCTGATCAATTTGATGATAACAATGCTAAGGAACGAAGGCAGAAAATGTCCTTTTTCAACTGGTGGAACAGTGGATTGTGCAGTGGAATCATTCTGGGAGTGACTGTGATTGTGTATGCTCAAGAACGTATCAATTGGGGTGCTGCTTATATCATTCTCACAGTTGTCATGGCCATCTCTTTGCTCATTTTCTTGATAGGAAGGCCTTATTATCGTTATAGGACACAAACTGGGAGCCCCTTGACTCCTATGTTGCAGGTTCTTGTTGCTGCTATTTCCAAAAGAAAGCTTCCATATCCTTCCAGTCCAACTCAGTTGTATGAACTTTCCAAGGCTGAAAGCAATGGTGAAAGATTTCTGGTTCACACCAAGAAACTCAA ATTTCTTGACAAGGCAGCAATCACTGAAAACGAAGGGAACATAGAAGAGAAACAGAGTCCATGGAGGCTTGCAACAGTGACTAAAGTTGAAGAGCTGAAGCTAATCATCAACATGATCCCCATTTGGGTGTTCACTCTACCATTTGGAATCTGTGCTGCACAAACCTCAACTTTCTTCATCAAGCAAGGTGCCGTGATGAACAGAAAGTTAGGCAATGGATTTGAGGTCCCTCCAGCTTCAATTTTCACTCTTGCTGCTATAGGGATGATAACTGCAGTGATCATTTACAACAACATCCTTGTGCCAACCCTAAGAAAGCTCACAGGAAATGAAAGAGGAATCAACATCCTCCAAAGGATTGGGATTGGAATGGTTTTCTCAGTCCTCTCAATGATAGTGGCAGCTTTGGTAGAAAGAAAGAGGCTTGATGCTGTTGAGATGAATGGACCTATAAAGGGTTCTTCATCAATGAGTGCCCTTTGGTTGGCCCCACAATTTATAATCATTGGAGTTGGTGATGGGTTTGCTCTTGTGGGCTTGCAAGAGTATTTCTATGACCAAGTGCCAGACTCAATGAGAAGCTTGGGAATAGCACTATACCTTAGTGTGATTGGGGCAGCAAGTTTTCTCAGTAGTGTGTTGATAACCATTGTTGACCATGTGACAAGAAAGAGTGGGAAGAGTTGGTTTGGTAAGGATTTGAATTCTAGCCGCTTGGACAAATTCTTTTGGCTTCTGGCAGTGATCACAACGTTGAACTTGTTCATGTTTGTGTTCTTTGCTCGCAAGTATAACTACAAGAATGTACAGAAGTTGGCCGTGGCTGATTGTTATGAAGACAAAAGTGATGATGATAGAGCAGATATTAGAGTTTGA